From Aurantimicrobium sp. INA4, one genomic window encodes:
- the tuf gene encoding elongation factor Tu, which yields MAKAKFERNKPHVNIGTIGHVDHGKTTLTAAISKVLADTYPSATNVQRDFASIDSAPEERQRGITINISHVEYETPKRHYAHVDAPGHADYIKNMITGAAQMDGAILVVAATDGPMAQTREHVLLAKQVGVPYLLVALNKSDMVDDEEILELVELEVRELLSSQGFDGDNAPVVRVSGLKALEGDPKWTQSILDLMEAVDTSVPDPVRDKDKPFLMPVEDVFTITGRGTVVTGRAERGTLQINSEVEIVGIRPTQKTTVTGIEMFHKQLDEAWAGENCGLLLRGTKREEVERGQVVVKPGSVTPHTNFEGTAYILSKDEGGRHNPFFGNYRPQFYFRTTDVTGVITLPAGKEMVMPGDTTDMTVELIQPIAMEEGLGFAIREGGRTVGAGTVTKIIK from the coding sequence GTGGCTAAGGCCAAATTCGAGCGCAACAAGCCTCACGTAAACATCGGAACCATTGGTCACGTTGACCACGGTAAGACCACTCTTACCGCAGCTATCTCCAAGGTTCTCGCTGACACCTACCCATCCGCAACCAACGTTCAGCGCGACTTCGCGTCGATCGACTCCGCTCCTGAAGAGCGTCAGCGCGGTATTACCATCAACATCTCGCACGTTGAGTACGAGACCCCTAAGCGTCACTACGCACACGTTGACGCTCCTGGTCACGCCGACTACATCAAGAACATGATCACCGGTGCTGCTCAGATGGATGGCGCAATCCTCGTTGTTGCTGCTACCGACGGTCCTATGGCTCAGACTCGCGAGCACGTTCTGCTCGCAAAGCAGGTTGGTGTTCCTTACCTCCTCGTTGCTCTGAACAAGTCCGACATGGTTGACGACGAAGAAATCCTGGAGCTCGTAGAGCTCGAGGTTCGTGAACTCCTCTCCAGCCAGGGCTTCGATGGCGACAACGCTCCTGTTGTTCGCGTATCTGGTCTCAAGGCTCTCGAGGGTGACCCCAAGTGGACTCAGTCCATCCTGGACCTCATGGAAGCAGTAGACACCTCTGTTCCAGACCCAGTACGTGACAAGGACAAGCCATTCCTCATGCCTGTTGAGGACGTCTTCACCATCACCGGTCGTGGAACTGTTGTAACCGGTCGCGCCGAGCGCGGTACCCTCCAGATCAACTCTGAAGTTGAAATCGTTGGTATCCGCCCAACTCAGAAGACCACTGTTACTGGTATCGAAATGTTCCACAAGCAGCTCGACGAAGCATGGGCTGGCGAGAACTGTGGTCTTCTTCTTCGCGGTACCAAGCGCGAAGAGGTTGAGCGTGGCCAGGTTGTTGTAAAGCCTGGTTCGGTTACTCCTCACACCAACTTCGAAGGAACTGCTTACATCCTTTCCAAGGATGAGGGTGGGCGTCACAACCCATTCTTCGGTAACTACCGTCCACAGTTCTACTTCCGTACCACCGACGTAACCGGTGTAATCACCCTGCCTGCTGGCAAGGAAATGGTTATGCCTGGTGACACCACTGACATGACCGTTGAGCTTATTCAGCCCATCGCTATGGAAGAGGGCCTCGGCTTCGCTATCCGTGAGGGTGGTCGTACCGTAGGTGCTGGTACCGTAACCAAGATCATCAAGTAA